The following are from one region of the Methyloversatilis discipulorum genome:
- a CDS encoding PhoX family protein, protein MSSQFHPDNTESINPSSNETIRDVIAEFNGRRNFMKGSIGTAVLASMGGFSLEALAAGYVPSPSPTNGGIGFTGVPANVAPMTDGITVPAGYTAKVFIAWGDAIGKTGPHANTHWDPSTAMTAERQLTTWGAHNDGMHFFPFPAAGAGGIANDRGLLVSNHEYVDPGLVCNTLTYATDVITKPMVDAQLAAHGVSVIEARKIGGEFKVQRPSAFARRVTGATPCKLSGPAAGHAMVKTAADPTGTNVLGTLNNCAHGYTPWGTYLTCEENFNGYFGTTAAKLAAQPLTAHERRYGMSQAGFGYRWHEADARFDFRDNPNEANRHGWIVEIDPWNPNSVPVKRTALGRFKHESAIAAVGSDNSVAFYMGDDEANDYVYKFVCANKLNTKNRAANRDMLDHGTLYVAKFNADGTGQWLPLVFGQNGLTPANGFNNQGDVVIMCRQAGDVVGATKMDRPEWVAVHPTTREVYFTLTNNSGRSTTDAANPRPQNVYGHIIRFNENGGDVRATGFQWEIFVECGDKLSANPQRQGNIIGDDLGSPDGLWFDSDGRLWIQTDQAGDATGNYANIGGNAMFCADPATRQITRFLTSPIRCEVTGVVTTPDNKTMFVNIQHPGEGWSGSFTSRSTWPDSGFNGPTTQSANGVAKPRSATVVITKDDGGVIGT, encoded by the coding sequence ATGTCTTCCCAGTTCCACCCCGACAACACCGAGTCGATCAACCCGTCGTCGAATGAAACCATTCGCGACGTGATCGCCGAATTCAACGGCCGCCGCAACTTCATGAAGGGCTCGATCGGCACCGCCGTGCTGGCCTCGATGGGCGGCTTCAGCCTTGAAGCGCTGGCTGCCGGCTATGTGCCCAGCCCGTCCCCGACCAATGGCGGCATCGGTTTCACCGGCGTGCCGGCCAACGTGGCACCGATGACCGACGGCATCACCGTGCCGGCCGGATACACCGCAAAGGTATTCATCGCCTGGGGCGACGCGATCGGCAAGACCGGCCCGCACGCCAACACGCACTGGGATCCGAGCACCGCGATGACCGCCGAGCGTCAGCTGACGACCTGGGGCGCACACAACGACGGCATGCACTTCTTCCCCTTCCCGGCGGCCGGCGCCGGCGGCATCGCCAATGACCGCGGCCTGCTGGTATCGAACCACGAGTACGTCGATCCGGGCCTGGTCTGCAACACGCTGACCTACGCCACCGACGTCATCACCAAGCCCATGGTCGACGCGCAACTCGCCGCCCACGGCGTCAGCGTGATCGAAGCACGCAAGATCGGCGGCGAGTTCAAGGTGCAGCGCCCGAGCGCCTTCGCCCGCCGCGTCACCGGTGCCACGCCCTGTAAGCTCAGCGGTCCGGCCGCCGGCCACGCGATGGTCAAGACCGCCGCCGACCCGACCGGCACCAACGTGCTCGGCACGCTGAACAACTGCGCCCACGGCTACACGCCCTGGGGCACCTACCTGACCTGCGAAGAGAACTTCAACGGCTATTTCGGCACCACCGCTGCCAAGCTGGCCGCGCAGCCGCTGACCGCGCACGAGCGTCGCTACGGCATGAGCCAGGCCGGCTTCGGCTACCGCTGGCACGAAGCCGACGCGCGCTTCGACTTCCGCGACAACCCGAACGAAGCGAACCGTCACGGGTGGATCGTCGAGATCGACCCGTGGAACCCGAACTCGGTGCCGGTCAAGCGCACCGCACTGGGCCGCTTCAAGCACGAGTCGGCCATCGCCGCGGTTGGCAGCGACAACAGCGTCGCCTTCTACATGGGCGACGACGAAGCGAACGACTACGTCTACAAGTTCGTCTGCGCCAACAAGCTGAACACGAAGAACCGTGCCGCCAACCGCGACATGCTTGACCACGGCACGCTGTACGTGGCGAAGTTCAACGCCGACGGTACGGGTCAGTGGCTGCCGCTGGTGTTCGGCCAGAACGGCCTGACGCCGGCCAACGGCTTCAACAACCAGGGCGACGTGGTCATCATGTGCCGTCAGGCCGGCGACGTTGTCGGTGCGACCAAGATGGACCGTCCGGAATGGGTCGCCGTACATCCGACCACGCGCGAGGTCTATTTCACGCTGACCAACAACAGCGGCCGCAGCACCACCGACGCCGCCAACCCGCGCCCGCAGAACGTGTACGGCCACATCATCCGCTTCAACGAGAACGGCGGCGACGTGCGCGCCACCGGCTTCCAGTGGGAAATCTTCGTCGAGTGCGGCGACAAGCTGAGCGCCAATCCGCAGCGTCAGGGCAACATCATCGGTGACGACCTGGGCTCGCCGGACGGCCTGTGGTTCGACTCCGACGGTCGCCTGTGGATCCAGACCGACCAGGCCGGCGACGCCACCGGCAACTACGCCAACATCGGCGGCAACGCGATGTTCTGCGCCGACCCGGCCACCCGCCAGATCACCCGTTTCCTGACCAGCCCGATCCGCTGCGAAGTGACCGGTGTGGTCACCACGCCGGACAACAAGACGATGTTCGTCAACATCCAGCACCCGGGCGAAGGCTGGAGCGGCAGCTTCACCTCGCGCAGCACCTGGCCGGACAGCGGCTTCAACGGCCCGACCACGCAGAGCGCCAACGGCGTCGCCAAGCCGCGCTCGGCCACGGTCGTCATCACCAAGGACGACGGCGGCGTGATCGGTACCTGA
- a CDS encoding BON domain-containing protein, giving the protein MQNTATRSTLLKPAVRLATATALALTLAACGESTDNATVGQKLDSAISQTEKKADEMGAKAESSLDSAQARAEVAAADAKASVESAAERMGEKIDDATITANVAARIAGDPDLSALKIDVDTTDGKVTLSGPAPTEAARARAAELAASVKGVTGIDNRLVVTAG; this is encoded by the coding sequence ATGCAGAATACCGCCACCCGTTCCACGCTGCTGAAGCCTGCCGTCCGCCTGGCCACCGCCACCGCGCTGGCGCTGACGCTGGCCGCCTGCGGCGAATCCACCGACAACGCGACCGTCGGCCAGAAGCTCGATTCCGCCATTTCGCAGACCGAGAAGAAGGCCGACGAAATGGGCGCCAAGGCCGAAAGTTCGCTCGACAGCGCGCAGGCCCGCGCCGAAGTTGCAGCAGCCGATGCCAAGGCCTCCGTCGAGTCGGCCGCCGAGCGCATGGGGGAAAAGATCGACGACGCGACAATCACCGCCAACGTTGCCGCGCGCATCGCCGGCGACCCCGATCTGAGCGCGCTGAAGATCGACGTCGATACCACTGACGGCAAGGTGACGCTGAGCGGCCCGGCGCCGACCGAAGCGGCACGCGCCCGCGCCGCCGAACTGGCGGCTTCGGTCAAGGGCGTAACCGGCATCGACAACCGGCTGGTTGTCACCGCCGGCTGA
- the mutS gene encoding DNA mismatch repair protein MutS, whose amino-acid sequence MDNKDLSGHTPMMQQYLGFKRQHPDLLVFYRMGDFYELFFEDAIRVARLLDITQTHRGQSAGQPIPMAGVPFHAVEQYLARLVKMGESVVIVEQIGDPATSKGPVERAISRIVTPGTLTDASLLDERADSLLMALHVERARAGVAWLNLASGELKLTEVAANVLPSLLDRLRPAELLVADVANAPEGGWAVTPRSAWQFDVTEATRLLCEHFGSRDLAAFDVAEVPIALAACGALFSYAQATQQRALAHVTTLAVEHDSNWLRMDAATRRNLELTETLRGEASPTLLSLLDTCATSMGSRWLRRALHHPLRERARADARQEAVAALRDTDRADRVHDALRGIADIERIAARVALRTARPRDLSSLRDSLAKLPSIAEAVPLDRGLLDQARATLAQPLAASDLLARAIMDEPAAQLRDGRVMRAGFDAELDELRGLQDNCGEFLLALEARERSRTGIANLKVEYNRVHGFYIEVTHAHVERIPDDYRRRQTLKNAERYITPELKAFEDRALSAADRATSREKFLYEQLLDALAHELQLLGDIARALAELDGLIAFARAAQRHDYCRPQFVDEPEITIERGRHPVVEQQVENFIANDTAMHDARRMLLITGPNMGGKSTYMRQVALIALLAHCGCPVPARAVRLGPLDAIHTRIGASDDLASGRSTFMVEMTEAAGILHGATERSLVLMDEIGRGTSTFDGVALAQSIARHLLTRNRSWTLFATHYFELTQLAQTHPSCANMHLDAVEHGSRIVFLHAIEEGPASQSYGIEVAALAGVPGTVIRDARRALQQLEASRINAGPQADLFAPAPPPPEPPSHAAVDALAALDPDSLSPREALDALYALKKLL is encoded by the coding sequence ATGGACAACAAAGACCTTTCGGGCCACACGCCGATGATGCAGCAGTATCTCGGCTTCAAAAGGCAGCACCCCGATCTGCTGGTGTTCTACCGCATGGGGGATTTTTACGAGCTGTTCTTCGAGGACGCGATCCGCGTCGCGCGGCTGCTCGACATCACGCAGACCCACCGCGGCCAGTCGGCCGGGCAACCGATTCCGATGGCGGGCGTGCCCTTCCACGCCGTCGAGCAATACCTCGCGCGGCTGGTGAAGATGGGCGAGTCGGTGGTCATCGTCGAACAGATCGGCGATCCGGCCACCTCGAAGGGCCCGGTCGAGCGCGCCATTTCGCGCATCGTCACGCCGGGCACGCTGACCGACGCCAGCCTGCTCGACGAGCGTGCCGACTCGCTGCTGATGGCGCTGCACGTCGAGCGGGCCCGTGCCGGAGTCGCCTGGCTCAACCTTGCAAGCGGCGAACTGAAGCTGACCGAAGTGGCGGCCAACGTGCTGCCGTCGCTGCTCGACCGCCTGCGCCCGGCCGAACTGCTGGTCGCCGACGTGGCGAATGCGCCCGAGGGCGGCTGGGCGGTCACACCGCGCAGTGCCTGGCAGTTCGACGTGACCGAGGCGACCCGTCTGCTGTGCGAGCACTTCGGCAGCCGCGACCTCGCCGCCTTCGACGTTGCCGAGGTGCCGATCGCGTTGGCCGCCTGCGGCGCGCTTTTCAGCTACGCGCAGGCGACGCAGCAGCGGGCGCTGGCGCACGTCACGACGCTTGCGGTCGAGCACGATTCGAACTGGCTGCGCATGGACGCGGCCACCCGACGCAACCTGGAACTGACCGAAACCCTGCGCGGCGAGGCGTCACCGACGCTGCTGTCGCTGCTCGATACCTGCGCCACCTCTATGGGTTCGCGCTGGCTGCGCCGCGCGCTGCACCACCCGCTGCGCGAACGCGCACGCGCCGACGCGCGGCAGGAGGCCGTCGCCGCGCTGCGCGACACCGACCGCGCCGACCGCGTGCACGACGCGCTGCGCGGCATCGCCGACATCGAGCGCATCGCCGCGCGGGTCGCACTGCGCACTGCGCGGCCGCGCGACCTGTCCAGCCTGCGCGATTCGCTGGCGAAGCTGCCTTCCATTGCCGAAGCGGTTCCGCTCGATCGCGGTCTGCTCGACCAGGCGCGCGCCACACTGGCGCAGCCGCTGGCCGCCAGCGACCTGCTCGCCCGCGCCATCATGGACGAGCCAGCGGCGCAGCTGCGCGACGGTCGCGTCATGCGCGCCGGTTTCGACGCCGAGCTGGACGAACTGCGCGGCCTGCAGGACAACTGCGGCGAGTTCCTGCTGGCGCTGGAAGCGCGCGAGCGCAGCCGCACCGGCATCGCCAACCTGAAGGTCGAATACAACCGCGTGCATGGCTTCTACATCGAGGTCACGCACGCCCACGTCGAGCGCATCCCGGACGATTACCGCCGCCGGCAGACGCTGAAGAATGCCGAGCGCTACATCACGCCCGAACTGAAGGCCTTCGAGGACCGCGCACTGTCGGCCGCCGATCGCGCCACCTCGCGCGAGAAATTCCTGTACGAACAGCTGCTCGACGCGCTGGCGCACGAATTGCAGCTGCTCGGCGACATCGCCCGTGCGCTGGCTGAACTGGATGGCCTGATCGCTTTCGCCCGCGCCGCCCAGCGCCACGACTACTGCCGCCCGCAGTTCGTCGACGAGCCCGAGATCACGATAGAGCGCGGCCGTCACCCGGTGGTCGAACAGCAGGTCGAAAACTTCATCGCCAACGACACGGCGATGCATGACGCGCGCCGCATGCTGCTGATCACCGGCCCGAACATGGGCGGCAAGTCGACGTATATGCGACAGGTGGCGCTGATCGCGCTGCTGGCGCACTGCGGCTGCCCGGTGCCGGCGCGCGCGGTACGGCTGGGGCCGCTCGACGCCATACACACCCGCATCGGCGCCTCCGACGACCTCGCCTCCGGCCGCTCGACCTTCATGGTCGAAATGACGGAAGCGGCCGGCATCCTGCACGGCGCAACCGAGCGCAGCCTGGTGCTGATGGACGAGATCGGCCGCGGCACCTCGACCTTCGACGGCGTGGCGCTCGCGCAGTCGATCGCCCGCCACCTGCTGACGCGCAACCGCAGCTGGACCCTGTTCGCCACCCACTACTTCGAACTGACCCAGCTCGCGCAGACCCACCCGAGCTGCGCCAACATGCACCTCGACGCGGTCGAGCACGGAAGCCGCATCGTGTTTCTGCACGCAATTGAGGAAGGCCCGGCCTCGCAGTCCTACGGTATCGAGGTGGCCGCGCTGGCCGGCGTTCCGGGTACGGTGATCCGCGACGCCCGACGTGCGCTGCAACAGCTCGAAGCCAGCCGCATCAACGCCGGTCCGCAGGCCGACCTGTTCGCGCCCGCGCCACCACCGCCCGAACCGCCGTCGCACGCGGCGGTCGATGCACTGGCCGCACTCGACCCGGACAGCCTCAGCCCGCGCGAGGCACTGGACGCGCTGTACGCACTGAAAAAACTGCTCTGA
- a CDS encoding PEP-CTERM sorting domain-containing protein: MKLKLAALALASAAALPAHAALTNNAADIGNAIVVDFNDYDGFLTTGPETVAPGVIFTGDEGSELGAFIRDLGSNGTWGADTPFVAGGAIGELRFTFAELTAGAGALLNHFAADFFSFSVVVSAYGDNNQIIETYTLAIDTDALGYNEGQFVGITRDVADIRSISFKGNGVVLDNLAVAMPVPEPETYAMLLAGLGLIGMAARRRA; this comes from the coding sequence ATGAAACTGAAACTCGCCGCTCTGGCGCTGGCCTCCGCCGCCGCACTGCCGGCCCATGCCGCGCTGACCAACAACGCTGCCGACATCGGCAATGCCATCGTTGTCGACTTCAACGACTACGACGGCTTCCTGACCACCGGTCCCGAAACGGTCGCTCCCGGCGTCATCTTTACCGGCGACGAAGGCTCGGAACTGGGTGCCTTCATCCGTGACCTCGGCAGCAACGGTACCTGGGGCGCCGACACGCCCTTCGTCGCAGGCGGTGCCATCGGCGAACTGCGCTTCACTTTCGCTGAACTGACCGCCGGGGCCGGGGCGCTGCTGAATCATTTCGCAGCCGACTTCTTCTCGTTCTCGGTCGTGGTGTCCGCCTACGGCGACAACAATCAGATCATCGAAACCTACACGCTGGCGATCGACACCGACGCGCTCGGCTACAACGAAGGTCAGTTCGTCGGCATCACCCGCGACGTGGCCGACATCCGCTCGATCTCGTTCAAGGGCAATGGCGTGGTGCTCGACAACCTGGCCGTCGCCATGCCGGTGCCGGAACCCGAAACCTACGCGATGCTGCTGGCCGGCCTCGGCCTGATCGGCATGGCCGCACGCCGTCGCGCCTGA
- a CDS encoding M61 family metallopeptidase yields MSAVRYRITPIHPEAHLFEVELDIDKPAADGQLLSLPAWIPGSYMIREFARHIVRIDARDGVRAVPLTKLDKHTWRAAPCDGALRVRYEVYAWDLSVRAAHLDTTHGFFNGSSVFLMVHGCEQQPCEIDIRPPAGRAYKEWRVATTLPEAGGRSGAKRHGFGVYRAASYDELIDHPVEMGEFALYEFKACGVPHEVVVTGRHDIDAARLCADLKRVCEWQIRLFGEPAPFERYVFLVMAVGDGYGGLEHRSSTALLCSRNDLPAPGAAAMSDAYRGFLGLCSHEYFHSWNVKRIKPAAFVPYDLRVENYTRLLWAFEGFTSYYDDLALVRSGVITQDDYLKLLGKTVTQVMRGSGRLKQSVADSSFDAWIKYYRQDENAPNAIVSYYAKGALVALALDLTLRSKSRGAVSLDDVMRRLWADHGLSGQGVPEDGIRRAAEVVSGMKLKRFFDEATEGTDDLPLDRLLHAVGLDLAFEAVGSTPVLGVKTANDGDNVKLTQVLDHGAAQRAGLSAGDVLVALDNLRITASSLDTLLKRRNAGDEVKIHAFRRDELMKFRVRLDAPPVDQAKIGPAVRASAAAKELLKQWLGRG; encoded by the coding sequence ATGAGCGCCGTCCGCTACCGCATCACGCCCATCCATCCCGAAGCCCATCTGTTCGAGGTCGAACTCGACATCGACAAGCCGGCGGCCGACGGTCAGCTGCTGTCCCTGCCGGCCTGGATACCCGGCAGCTACATGATCCGCGAGTTCGCCCGCCACATCGTGCGCATCGACGCGCGCGACGGCGTGCGCGCCGTCCCGCTGACCAAGCTGGACAAGCACACCTGGCGCGCCGCACCGTGCGACGGCGCGCTGCGCGTGCGCTACGAGGTGTATGCCTGGGACCTGTCGGTGCGCGCCGCTCACCTCGACACCACGCACGGCTTCTTCAACGGCAGCAGTGTTTTCCTGATGGTGCATGGCTGCGAACAGCAGCCCTGCGAGATCGACATCCGTCCGCCGGCCGGTCGCGCCTACAAGGAATGGCGCGTCGCGACGACGCTGCCCGAGGCAGGCGGCCGCAGCGGCGCCAAGCGTCACGGCTTCGGTGTGTACCGGGCGGCCAGCTACGACGAACTGATCGACCACCCGGTCGAGATGGGTGAGTTCGCGCTGTACGAATTCAAGGCATGCGGCGTGCCGCACGAGGTGGTGGTGACCGGCCGTCATGACATCGACGCCGCACGGCTGTGCGCCGACCTGAAGCGTGTCTGCGAATGGCAGATCCGGTTGTTCGGCGAACCGGCGCCGTTCGAGCGCTACGTCTTCCTCGTGATGGCGGTCGGCGACGGCTATGGCGGACTCGAACATCGCTCCAGCACCGCGCTGCTGTGCTCGCGCAACGACCTGCCGGCGCCCGGCGCCGCCGCGATGAGCGATGCCTACCGCGGCTTCCTCGGTCTGTGCAGCCACGAGTACTTCCATTCGTGGAACGTCAAGCGCATCAAGCCGGCCGCCTTCGTGCCCTACGACCTCAGGGTCGAGAACTACACGCGGCTGCTATGGGCCTTCGAGGGCTTCACCTCCTATTACGACGACCTGGCGCTGGTGCGCTCGGGCGTCATCACGCAGGACGACTACCTGAAGCTGCTCGGCAAGACCGTGACCCAGGTGATGCGCGGCAGCGGTCGGCTCAAGCAGAGCGTGGCCGACTCGTCCTTCGACGCCTGGATCAAGTACTACCGCCAGGACGAGAACGCGCCGAACGCCATCGTCAGCTACTACGCCAAGGGCGCGCTGGTGGCGCTTGCGCTGGATCTCACGCTGCGCAGCAAGAGCCGCGGCGCGGTGTCGCTGGACGACGTGATGCGCAGGCTCTGGGCCGATCACGGACTGAGTGGGCAGGGCGTGCCGGAAGATGGCATACGCCGCGCGGCCGAAGTGGTCAGCGGCATGAAGCTCAAGCGCTTCTTCGACGAGGCGACCGAGGGCACGGATGATCTGCCGCTGGACAGGCTGCTGCACGCGGTCGGTCTCGACCTCGCGTTCGAAGCCGTCGGCAGCACGCCGGTGCTCGGCGTGAAGACCGCGAACGACGGCGACAACGTGAAGCTCACGCAGGTGCTGGACCACGGCGCCGCCCAGCGCGCCGGGCTGTCGGCCGGCGACGTGCTGGTCGCGCTGGACAATCTGCGCATCACGGCCAGCTCGCTCGACACGCTGCTCAAGCGTCGCAATGCCGGCGACGAGGTGAAGATCCACGCCTTCCGGCGCGACGAACTGATGAAATTCCGCGTGCGGCTGGACGCGCCGCCGGTGGATCAGGCGAAGATCGGCCCCGCCGTGCGCGCCAGTGCGGCGGCGAAGGAGTTACTGAAGCAGTGGCTGGGTCGGGGCTGA
- a CDS encoding alkaline phosphatase D family protein — protein sequence MSRNVFSRRDFMRGIGAGALAGSAVVRSATALAATDSLFQHGVASGDSLSDRVIIWTRVSPTRPGTVAVLWEVALDARFSRIIRRGRVLTGEDIDYTVKADVLGLPAAARLYYRFRADGQLSPVGRTRTLPAGAVEQVKLAVFSCSNYPAGYFHVYAEAARLDDLHAAIHLGDYIYEYPRGGYASGDAAALGRVSEPAGEILTLDDYRIRHAQYRTDPDLQALHAALPVIAVWDDHEIANDTWRDGAENHSEGLEGLFTERRAAAIKAYHEWMPTRVADPAQPERIYRSFRFGNLLSLHMLDTRVIGRDRQMDYADYFGATGFDGARFAADLADPNRTLLGAEQNDWLGLQLAQSDTTWDLLGQQVLMGRMNIPAPLVLGQISFSAYSALVVRAQTAPATLTPQEQAVLAQPAIPYNLDAWDGYAVARETVLGTARALDKNLVVLSGDTHNAWASDLADYAGRAVGVEFATPGVTSPGFEEYFPSENPLAVAAGLTQIIGPLQYADTARRGFMIVTATQDACRCEWRYVSTVKSHSYVLQQGPALKVLPGAANRKLMPA from the coding sequence ATGTCCCGCAACGTCTTCTCCCGCCGCGACTTCATGCGTGGCATCGGCGCCGGTGCGCTGGCCGGTTCCGCCGTCGTGCGCTCGGCCACTGCGCTGGCGGCGACCGACAGCCTGTTCCAGCACGGCGTCGCCAGCGGCGATTCGCTGTCCGACCGCGTCATCATCTGGACCCGCGTGTCGCCGACCCGGCCGGGTACCGTTGCCGTGCTGTGGGAGGTGGCGCTGGACGCGCGCTTCAGCCGCATCATCCGGCGCGGCCGCGTGCTCACCGGCGAGGACATCGACTACACGGTGAAGGCCGACGTGCTTGGCCTGCCGGCTGCTGCGCGGCTCTACTACCGCTTCCGCGCCGACGGCCAGCTGTCGCCGGTCGGCCGCACGCGCACGCTGCCGGCCGGAGCCGTCGAGCAGGTCAAGCTGGCGGTGTTTTCCTGTTCCAACTACCCGGCCGGCTATTTCCACGTCTATGCCGAGGCGGCCAGGCTGGACGACCTGCACGCGGCGATCCATCTGGGCGACTACATCTACGAGTACCCGCGCGGCGGCTACGCCTCGGGTGACGCAGCGGCGCTGGGCCGCGTGTCCGAGCCGGCCGGCGAAATACTGACGCTGGACGACTACCGCATCCGTCACGCGCAGTACCGCACCGACCCCGACCTGCAGGCGCTGCACGCCGCGCTGCCGGTGATTGCCGTGTGGGACGACCACGAAATCGCCAACGACACCTGGCGCGACGGTGCAGAGAATCACAGCGAAGGCCTCGAAGGCCTGTTCACCGAGCGGCGCGCGGCCGCGATCAAGGCCTATCACGAGTGGATGCCGACGCGCGTCGCCGATCCGGCGCAGCCCGAGCGCATCTACCGCAGCTTCCGCTTCGGCAACCTGCTGTCGCTGCACATGCTGGATACCCGCGTCATCGGCCGCGACCGGCAGATGGACTATGCCGACTACTTCGGCGCCACCGGTTTCGACGGCGCGCGCTTCGCTGCCGATCTGGCCGACCCGAACCGCACGCTGCTGGGCGCCGAACAGAACGACTGGCTGGGCCTGCAACTGGCGCAGTCCGACACCACCTGGGACCTGCTCGGCCAGCAGGTGCTGATGGGCCGCATGAACATTCCGGCACCGCTGGTGCTCGGCCAGATCAGTTTTTCGGCCTACAGCGCACTGGTGGTGAGGGCGCAGACGGCACCGGCCACGCTGACGCCGCAGGAGCAGGCGGTGCTCGCGCAGCCGGCGATTCCGTACAACCTCGACGCCTGGGACGGTTATGCGGTCGCACGCGAAACGGTGCTCGGCACCGCGCGGGCGCTGGACAAGAATCTGGTCGTGCTGTCAGGCGACACGCACAACGCCTGGGCCAGCGACCTGGCGGACTACGCCGGCCGCGCGGTTGGCGTCGAGTTCGCGACACCCGGCGTGACCTCGCCCGGTTTCGAGGAGTACTTTCCGAGCGAGAACCCGCTGGCCGTCGCTGCCGGCCTGACGCAGATCATCGGTCCGCTGCAGTATGCCGACACCGCGCGCCGCGGCTTCATGATTGTCACCGCGACGCAGGACGCCTGCCGCTGTGAGTGGCGTTACGTCAGCACGGTGAAGAGCCACAGCTACGTGCTGCAGCAGGGGCCGGCGCTGAAGGTGCTGCCGGGCGCGGCAAACCGGAAGCTGATGCCGGCGTGA
- the can gene encoding carbonate dehydratase: MTLKKTDQLFEANRRWAERMRADDPQFFERLATLQAPEYLWIGCSDSRVPANQIVGLIPGEVFVHRNVANVVVQTDLNCLSVMQYAVDVLKVKHILVVGHYGCGGVRAALHDMRFGLIDNWLRNVQDVRNKHRGLLEAVGAGELQEDRLCELNVIEQAMNVCETTVVREAWARGQDVRVHGWIYGLKDGLVRNLRMEAGSEAELQGAYDLALSSLT; encoded by the coding sequence ATGACACTGAAGAAAACTGATCAACTATTCGAAGCAAACCGCCGCTGGGCCGAACGCATGCGTGCCGACGACCCGCAGTTCTTCGAGCGGCTGGCCACGCTGCAGGCGCCTGAATATCTGTGGATAGGCTGTTCCGACAGCCGGGTGCCGGCCAACCAGATCGTCGGGCTGATTCCGGGTGAGGTGTTCGTACACCGCAATGTCGCCAACGTCGTGGTGCAGACCGACCTGAACTGCCTGTCGGTCATGCAGTACGCGGTCGATGTGCTCAAGGTTAAGCACATCCTGGTGGTCGGTCACTACGGCTGCGGCGGCGTGCGCGCCGCACTGCACGACATGCGCTTCGGTCTGATCGACAACTGGCTGCGCAACGTGCAGGACGTGCGCAACAAGCACCGCGGTCTGCTCGAAGCGGTCGGCGCCGGCGAACTTCAGGAAGACCGCCTGTGCGAACTGAACGTGATCGAGCAGGCGATGAACGTCTGCGAAACCACGGTCGTCCGCGAGGCCTGGGCGCGCGGCCAGGACGTGCGCGTCCACGGCTGGATCTACGGCCTGAAGGACGGACTGGTCCGCAACCTGCGCATGGAAGCCGGCAGCGAAGCAGAACTGCAGGGCGCCTACGATCTTGCGCTGAGTTCCCTCACCTGA